One part of the Dysidea avara chromosome 10, odDysAvar1.4, whole genome shotgun sequence genome encodes these proteins:
- the LOC136236772 gene encoding leucine-rich repeat serine/threonine-protein kinase 2-like has protein sequence MGAKIPSSYHALDAKLAAIHRKVKDGEHETIMHAAEFEKMVTDLNLVDIQDDEELHTATHFLHEVGTLLHYDDRKHNLDDLYFVDPRWLCDLMSTVVTVKQRNPYVKQGILRSKNISLLFKDRHFPTKYFQQYLTLLNRFEIALPLDKDNKRILILSMLPETRPAIVNKQLPDDKDCYKRFIIFRLSVSGGQSYCRPTPPGLWSRLLSRIMNNIKKVKHILSEQVPIEEDDLVISTNVCLKSGTSTLASVSEVSSEEPEPVKNGIHSDMVSIISNLSSTQSAHSEEGSFECDKPAAPQTSAPTEVMTNGPQPLQHQESVDVFPTEDGRSLVYWRTGVFYNVKILFFITESMVDTVKHLDKDGVLIMCSPTAEGRKVLGQLVDLVEQLISEWYPGLAGELDHKVPCYECAKSGAPNPYEFKIDTLLPLIAEHKLSTNCGGCNKVLQLINLVPDLLLADLDTTFLLDASEVMYKKEKESLLGTGAFGEVYRGKYKGQSVAVKLYTAKDDNKVEEGFKELRAESKVLQQLHHPCLVCMVGVTVYPAMSLVLEEAPQGTLQAPLLKEQRAFSRIVMYRIAIQVTSALCFLHSINIIFRDLKADNVLLWSLSPDHLINCKVTNFNVAAHADPGGS, from the coding sequence ATGGGTGCCAAAATTCCATCCAGTTATCATGCACTGGATGCCAAGCTGGCTGCCATCCACCGCAAGGTGAAAGATGGAGAACATGAGACAATCATGCATGCTGCGGAGTTTGAGAAGATGGTGACAGATCTTAATCTTGTTGATATTCAAGATGACGAGGAATTGCATACAGCTACTCACTTTTTACATGAAGTCGGTACTCTGTTACATTATGATGACCGTAAGCATAACCTTGATGATTTGTACTTTGTTGATCCTCGATGGCTTTGTGATCTCATGTCTACTGTTGTCACTGTGAAACAAAGGAACCCATATGTGAAGCAAGGAATTTTGAGGAGCAAGAACATCTCTCTGTTATTCAAAGACAGACATTTTCCTACCAAATACTTTCAACAGTATCTCACATTGCTCAACAGGTTTGAAATTGCCTTGCCTCTAGACAAAGACAACAAAAGGATTCTGATCCTGTCAATGTTACCTGAGACTCGTCCTGCCATTGTAAATAAGCAGCTACCAGATGACAAAGATTGTTATAAGCGATTCATTATTTTTCGCCTTTCAGTTTCTGGAGGCCAATCCTATTGTCGTCCCACTCCCCCTGGTTTGTGGAGTCGTTTGCTGTCTCGTATCATGAATAATATCAAGAAAGTAAAGCATATACTAAGTGAGCAAGTGCCAATTGAAGAGGATGATCTTGTCATTTCAACAAATGTTTGTTTGAAGAGTGGAACAAGTACCCTTGCCAGTGTTTCTGAAGTGTCTTCGGAAGAGCCAGAACCAGTCAAAAATGGTATCCATTCTGATATGGTCTCAATAATTTCAAATCTTTCCTCCACTCAGTCTGCCCATTCAGAGGAAGGATCTTTTGAGTGTGATAAACCAGCAGCACCACAAACATCAGCACCCACTGAAGTGATGACTAATGGGCCTCAACCATTACAACACCAAGAATCAGTTGATGTGTTTCCTACAGAAGATGGCAGAAGTTTGGTGTACTGGCGTACAGGGGTCTTTTACaatgtgaaaattttgttttttattACTGAGTCAATGGTGGATACTGTCAAACACCTGGACAAAGATGGTGTCTTAATCATGTGTTCACCAACAGCTGAAGGTCGCAAAGTGTTGGGCCAACTGGTTGACCTTGTTGAACAGCTGATTTCTGAATGGTATCCTGGACTAGCTGGTGAACTCGACCACAAGGTACCTTGCTATGAGTGTGCAAAATCTGGTGCTCCAAATCCATATGAATTTAAAATAGATACTCTGCTGCCTTTGATTGCTGAGCACAAGTTATCTACAAACTGTGGTGGTTGCAATAAAGTGCTACAACTGATAAACCTTGTCCCAGATTTGTTGTTGGCTGACCTCGACACAACATTTCTCCTGGATGCTAGTGAAGTCATGTACAAAAAAGAAAAGGAGAGTTTACTAGGAACCGGAGCATTTGGAGAGGTTTATCGTGGCAAGTACAAGGGTCAGTCGGTGGCTGTAAAACTATACACTGCAAAGGATGACAACAAAGTGGAAGAAGGCTTCAAGGAGTTGCGAGCAGAGAGCAAAGTGTTGCAACAACTACACCATCCATGTTTAGTTTGTATGGTTGGAGTAACTGTATACCCTGCAATGTCTCTAGTACTAGAGGAAGCACCTCAAGGAACACTGCAGGCTCCATTGCTTAAAGAACAAAGAGCATTTTCAAGAATCGTTATGTATCGAATTGCTATTCAAGTAACATCTGCGCTATGCTTCCTTCACAGCATCAATATCATTTTCCGTGACCTCAAAGCAGATAATGTGTTGTTATGGTCACTGTCACCAGATCATTTGATAAATTGTAAAGTGACTAACT